The Sesamum indicum cultivar Zhongzhi No. 13 linkage group LG1, S_indicum_v1.0, whole genome shotgun sequence genome includes a window with the following:
- the LOC105157707 gene encoding tubulin beta-8 chain-like yields MREILHIQGGQCGNQIGAKFWEVVCTEHGIDSTGRYQGDSDLQLERVNVYYNEASCGRFVPRAVLMDLEPGTMDSVRSGPFGQIFRPDNFVFGQSGAGNNWAKGHYTEGAELIDSVLDVVRKEAENCDCLQGFQVCHSLGGGTGSGMGTLLISKIREEYPDRMMLTFSVFPSPKVSDTVVEPYNATLSVHQLVENADECMVLDNEALYDICFRTLKLTTPSFGDLNHLISATMSGVTCCLRFPGQLNSDLRKLAVNLIPFPRLHFFMVGFAPLTSRGSQQYRALTVPELTQQMWDAKNMMCAADPRHGRYLTASAVFRGKMSTKEVDEQMINVQNKNSSYFVEWIPNNVKSTVCDIPPTGLKMASTFIGNSTSIQEMFRRVSEQFTAMFRRKAFLHWYTGEGMDEMEFTEAESNMNDLVAEYQQYQDATADEEYEDDEEYQEEEA; encoded by the exons ATGCGTGAAATCCTCCATATTCAGGGAGGCCAGTGCGGCAACCAGATCGGAGCCAAGTTCTGGGAAGTAGTCTGCACCGAGCACGGCATCGACTCCACCGGCCGCTACCAAGGCGACTCCGATCTCCAGCTCGAGCGCGTCAACGTCTACTATAATGAAGCCAGCTGTGGCCGATTTGTTCCCCGAGCAGTCCTCATGGACCTCGAGCCGGGGACCATGGACAGCGTACGGTCCGGGCCCTTCGGTCAGATCTTTCGCCCCGACAACTTCGTCTTCGGGCAGTCCGGGGCTGGAAATAACTGGGCTAAGGGTCATTATACGGAGGGAGCTGAGCTCATTGACTCTGTGCTTGATGTAGTTAGGAAGGAAGCTGAGAACTGCGACTGTCTCCAGG GATTTCAAGTATGTCACTCTTTGGGAGGTGGCACAGGATCTGGGATGGGAACCCTGCTGATATCGAAGATAAGGGAGGAATACCCTGATCGAATGATGTTGACATTCTCTGTTTTCCCATCTCCAAAGGTGTCTGACACCGTGGTGGAGCCCTACAATGCGACACTTTCAGTACACCAGCTTGTTGAGAATGCTGATGAGTGTATGGTCCTTGACAATGAGGCTCTTTATGACATCTGTTTCAGAACACTCAAGCTCACAACTCCCAGTT TTGGAGACCTGAATCATTTGATATCGGCCACCATGAGTGGTGTCACTTGCTGCCTTCGCTTCCCTGGGCAACTCAACTCCGACCTTCGAAAGTTGGCAGTCAATCTTATACCATTTCCACGACTTCATTTCTTCATGGTTGGCTTTGCCCCACTTACTTCTCGTGGATCACAACAATATCGTGCTCTCACTGTCCCTGAACTCACCCAGCAAATGTGGGATGCTAAGAACATGATGTGCGCTGCTGATCCTCGTCATGGACGGTACCTCACCGCATCAGCTGTTTTCCGTGGAAAGATGAGCACCAAGGAGGTGGACGAGCAGATGATCAACGTCCAGAATAAGAACTCATCATACTTTGTTGAGTGGATCCCAAACAATGTGAAATCTACAGTCTGTGATATCCCACCCACTGGCCTGAAAATGGCTTCGACCTTTATTGGTAACTCGACATCAATCCAAGAGATGTTTAGAAGGGTCAGTGAGCAATTCACTGCCATGTTCCGGAGGAAGGCTTTCTTGCATTGGTACACTGGAGAGGGTATGGATGAAATGGAGTTCACAGAAGCTGAAAGCAACATGAACGATTTAGTTGCAGAGTACCAGCAGTATCAAGATGCCACTGCTGATGAGGAATATGAAGACGATGAAGAGTATCAAGAAGAGGAGGCGTGA
- the LOC105157715 gene encoding glutathione S-transferase T1, giving the protein MTLKVYADRMSQPSRAVIIFCKLNGIDFEEVRVDLSKRQHLTPEFREINPMKKLPAIVDGRFKLFESHAILIYLACVFPGVADHWYPADLFKRAKIHSVLDWHHSNLRRGAATYVFNSALAPALGMPLNPEVAAEGEKLLSASLAKIESVWLKGKGRFLLGSLQPSIADLSLVCEIMQLEVVDEKDRERILGPHQRVLKWIDDTKNATQPYFDEVHSILSKVKEKLKKLQAERGVSANESIGRTTLHSKM; this is encoded by the exons ATGACTCTGAAAGTGTATGCAGATCGAATGTCCCAACCGTCGCGCGCAGTTATCATTTTCTGCAA ATTGAATGGGATAGACTTTGAAGAAGTGAGAGTCGATCTTTCCAAACGCCAGCATTTAACTCCTGAATTTCGAG AAATCAATCCCATGAAGAAACTGCCTGCTATAGTGGATGGAAGGTTTAAGCTTTTTGAGAG TCATGCGATTCTGATCTACTTGGCTTGTGTTTTTCCTGGAGTTGCTGATCATTG GTATCCAGCTGACCTTTTCAAAAGAGCAAAAATTCACTCGGTGTTGGATTGGCATCACTCAAACTTACGTCGTGGTGCAG CTACATATGTATTCAATTCCGCTCTTGCACCTGCACTTGGGATGCCTTTGAACCCAGAAGTGGCAGCTGAAGGCGAGAAACTCCTTTCAGCCTCTCTTGCAAAGATTGAATCTGTCTGGCTCAAGGGAAAGGGACGCTTTTTGCTGGGAAGCTTACAACCTTCTATTGCGGATCTTAGTTTGGTGTGTGAGATCATGCAGCTTGAG GTTGTAGATGAGAAGGATCGTGAAAGAATATTAGGTCCCCACCAAAGAGTTTTGAAATGGATTGATGATACAAAGAATGCAACACAACCATATTTTGATGAAGTGCATTCAATCCTTTCCAAAGTTAAAGAGAAACTGAAGAAGCTGCAAGCTGAACGAGGAGTAAGTGCAAATGAGTCTATAGGAAGAACTACTTTGCACTCTAAAATGTGA